In Nicotiana tabacum cultivar K326 chromosome 10, ASM71507v2, whole genome shotgun sequence, the DNA window cgggaccatgtgggcttaggaccgCCGTGGGCCGGTTCCACACATTGGGACCGTTTGACCCGGGACCGCCTCAGCCCATCCCGCCTCAAGCCCAGGCCCGTTTGGCCCGGGCTCGGACCACAATACAGCATTAGTTTGACTAGAATGAGAAAATGTACTACTAATTGTTTTTGTTAACTAAACTGTTTGGGCGGCCCAAGATTCTACTGGTCCAGATTCTCCAGTCAGTGGACTAGAATTTTCCAGTTACCTCAGATGCAAGTCCACATCACTCAGAATCAAAGCTCATCACTCTTAGCTTTTCCCACCATATCTACGCGAAAAATCCAGAACCCAAAAAAAGGTCAACTGAAAACGATTCAAATGGCATTGTTGTCACCCTCCACATCATCTTGTATCACAAACTCGCTCTTCAAATCCCACTTTATTATTAGGAACCATCTTGAGCCGCCATGGCAATGTCAAAAAAGAAGCTTGTTTATTCTTACCGAAAATGTTACTAATATACATAAACCAACACGAGTCTCCTTTCAGCTTCCTCCTTTACTACATCTTCGTCTTGGTCTTCGTTTTTGTTCTCTTCCGTTTAGCTCTCGTTTTCTTCTTCCTTGTACTTCTCTTCCTCTTCTGCGCAGACTTCGTTCACCTCATCTCTCATCTCCTATGTCCTCCTTAACCTCTGATCAGAATTCCAATGCTACCCCTGATGCTAAAACTGTAAGTCCCAGATACCATTTCCAATTTTATTTGAAATTCttgagaaaatattattttaaagcTTTTGGGTATTATTTCCAATTTTTTGATTATTCCTAAAGAAATTCTTGAACTCCCTTTGCCATTACACTAGAATCTTCCCTTATGTGCAGTTTATGTACCACAAAAGAAAAATCAGTTTTCCCCTATTTGCATAGTTTCGGCAAAGAGGATTCAGTTGAACCCCCTTGCTTGAACCTAACTCCGCCCTGGCTGCAGGTAAGCTGGGGTATTTGGAAGAGATAGGAGTTGggctatttttctctttatggAGACTGTTTCTGGGTTTTGGGTATGTGGGCTGTGGTTGCTGATTAGCTGTGATTTTCAAATTAAAGTTCTTCAAAAAGAATGAGATTTTatctaattatttggttaatttgtgTTTGATTATATCTGGTTTTAGGTATTTGTGTTCTGCGGGTCTTGGTTTGCTGTGATTTTCGGTTGAtaatctttaaaataaaaaattaaactttAAGCCATTTTTCACTTATGGTTGTTTGATTATTTGGTTTCGGGTATTTGTGTGTTGTCGCTGCAGCCTAGCTGTGATTTTcagttgaaaattttaaaacaagATGAGACTTTAAGCTTTTCTCTGTAAGGGGTGTTTGATAGGTTATTTATGTGCTTGTGGCTGCAGGTTAGAGCTGTGATTAAGGGGAGAGTGCAAGGGGTGTTTTACAGGGACTGGACTGTGGAGAATGCTAAGGAATTGGGATTGAAGGGTTGGGTTCGAAATCGGAGAGATGGATCTGTGGAGGCTTTGTTTTCTGGAAGCCCGGAAAAGGTTCAGGAAATGGAGCAAAGGTGCCGGAGAGGTCCACCAGCTGCTATTGTCACTGGACTAGATGTCTTCCCTTGTGATGATGACCCTGGAACTGGGTTCGAGCGCAGACAAACTGGTTGATCATATCGTCTAGGCTAGCCTGTTGGTAATGCCAAAACTGAATAATATTCTTGCTTTTTCTAACGTGCTTGCTTCATGTTGAAATATGCGGTAATAAGCATACCGTTTTTGCACATAGTTGTTCTCTGATATGTTTAGGTTTTTATAATTAAATGTTCTTATTGATGTTATGCTTTCATGCATTCATTCACTATAGTACTTGCGCTTATGCTAATTGCTATTACATTTTAGAATTTAAACTATTAACTCAAATTACATCCATCTAGCGATTATTTTGGATTCCTTTCTAATGACACTTGAAATATGTCATTTGGAATCTTAAAATTTGGATCTATATTTTTGCTATCGCCTATTAAATCCCAATATCTTCATCCAAATGGATCTTTGGTGTTTttgaactaaaataaaaaatttaactaATTGCAGCCAGAGTTACTACGACTGGAAGGTAGAAATCCGATCCTATAAAGTAACAAACTTTTCTCAACTGTGATCAGAATCAGATTCAAGGATTTGTTGCTTCTGATGTTTTTGGGGAAACATATGCGTGCTCTGGAACATTGTCTCTGGAATTATAAAACTTGTGAATACAATACCCTAATCAGCTGTAGCTTGGCAGTTTGAATTTTAAAGTTATGGACGACATGATTTCTTTGCCACTAGTACTTCCTTATTTATATATAGAGTTCTATGCTGCTATCATAAGTAACTCAGGAAAAAAGTCATTCTTATTATCAGAATGTGTCTTGTTTACCTCCAAAGAATTTGATGCTTTGGTTGGTATTTTCTTCTCCAAGTTTGTAAAAATAATTGGGCTCAGGGGCGGATTTAGCGGGGTACAAGGGGGTTCACCCGAACCCCTTTcgcgaaaaattacactgtatatataaggcaaaatctattttttacctctatatattgtGTTTTGAATCCCCCTGactacaacccaaaaatatagcTCAGTGGTCATGGAGGTTCAAAACATTTGTGAGGTTATTGGTTCAATTCCAACTAGCTACAATCTCttctatttttttaacttttttcttttttgaaaccccttagtagaaatcctgcctccgccactgaTTGGGCTCTTATTAGGATCTGCCTAGGTGCTGAAATACATCAGTGTGAGACCGTCTGGACCTAGTTTTGGATTTTCATGCTTGTCAAAACCTCAAATGCGCAGTCCAGTGATCGGTGGATCTGCATTTTAACGGCGCTAAGCTTCGCCTTTGGATCAAGCAGCAGGGCTCCAAAAACTTTTAGGAAATAGTTATTTGCTTACGTAGGTGCTCAGTACACATTATTTCTAGTACTTCTTGGTACTCATCAATAAAAACATTTACCTTTTCAtccctaaataaataaataaataaacgtgTTCAGTACATTACAAAAGCCTCCCAAATGTCAAAAGGAACTGTTTTTCGCTAACAAGTTTTTGTTGCAAGGAGGTAGTTCTTTACCAAGTGGTCCAAGTCAAAGAGTAATAGTCTAAAGTCTAAACTCTGATTGCTTTTTCCTTACCTCCCGAAGATTCTGCTTCTGCCACGACCACCGTCATCATATGTATAAGCTCTTACTTAGATATGTATAAGCTCTTTTCATTCAACTTGTAACTGCTATTTGAGATCTGAAGATTAACACTCATAAAGACCTTTCCTCATTTTAACACTCAATACTCAAGAACTACAAAAGAATTTCTTCTGTGTTGGATCAGAAGAGGCCTTTCCAAAAGAGCAGCAGAGACTTGGACTATCATTCAGCAGAAATCGGGTATACCATTTGGTAGGGAAGGAACCAAAGGTACATTGAATGGAAAAGAAAGTATACTAAAATCAAACACAAATGTATCTTTTGTTACATTTAACGACAGCATATTCTTAGGTGTATAGCAAAGGCATCTTCTTAGAGATGATATGATATTTGATGTATCAAAAGAAATGGAAGTTCCCTGAAGACTATTCTTTGTGTTGTCACTATATTATAGCACGAGGAGTGAAAGGCTTCTATCCTAGACAAGTTTCTTAATATCTCTGGCCAAATTATATTTTAGCTAAAATATCAGTTGTGAAACAAGTAAAGAGAACTAGCTAGATGTTCTAGTCGTTGCTTATTAAAGTTTTCAGCTTCATGACTATGTCATCGGACCGAGTGCAGAAACTGTTGGACTAATCTGTGGCATGTTTGAGCAAATCAATTG includes these proteins:
- the LOC107804414 gene encoding uncharacterized protein LOC107804414 isoform X1 codes for the protein MQVHITQNQSSSLLAFPTISTRKIQNPKKGQLKTIQMALLSPSTSSCITNSLFKSHFIIRNHLEPPWQCQKRSLFILTENVTNIHKPTRVSFQLPPLLHLRLGLRFCSLPFSSRFLLPCTSLPLLRRLRSPHLSSPMSSLTSDQNSNATPDAKTVRAVIKGRVQGVFYRDWTVENAKELGLKGWVRNRRDGSVEALFSGSPEKVQEMEQRCRRGPPAAIVTGLDVFPCDDDPGTGFERRQTG
- the LOC107804414 gene encoding uncharacterized protein LOC107804414 isoform X2; amino-acid sequence: MALLSPSTSSCITNSLFKSHFIIRNHLEPPWQCQKRSLFILTENVTNIHKPTRVSFQLPPLLHLRLGLRFCSLPFSSRFLLPCTSLPLLRRLRSPHLSSPMSSLTSDQNSNATPDAKTVRAVIKGRVQGVFYRDWTVENAKELGLKGWVRNRRDGSVEALFSGSPEKVQEMEQRCRRGPPAAIVTGLDVFPCDDDPGTGFERRQTG
- the LOC107804414 gene encoding uncharacterized protein LOC107804414 isoform X3; protein product: MLPLMLKLLCTTKEKSVFPYLHSFGKEDSVEPPCLNLTPPWLQVRAVIKGRVQGVFYRDWTVENAKELGLKGWVRNRRDGSVEALFSGSPEKVQEMEQRCRRGPPAAIVTGLDVFPCDDDPGTGFERRQTG